The following are from one region of the Microbacterium paraoxydans genome:
- a CDS encoding FliI/YscN family ATPase: protein MSSWAAVLEAARPERIGEVSQVRGLSVQVRGLDGAVGDVLTLDGIDAEVVATGEDGLRCMPLAPVAGLTVGAPVRGRGGPVRVPTGSALLGRVLDGLGRPIDGKGPLAAPHVSLDHDTPSIMERDRIDTPLPLGVRALDTLVSVGRGQRVGLFAGSGVGKSSLLSMIARGTEAEVTVIALVGERGREVREFIEDDLGPEGLARSVVVVSTSDQPAMARIRAAFTATRIAEAFRDEGAHAILMMDSLTRVAMAQREIGLSAGEPPATRGYPPSTFSLLAGLLERAGTDRAGSITGIYTVLVDGDDHNEPIADTVRSILDGHVVLDRALALAGHHPAIDVLGSVSRVAGKVTSRERRDHAATLRAVLAARRRANDLIDIGAYHAGADARIDAAIAHERVISAFLTQPLDETSPIEESWMRLESLVSAFEGVS, encoded by the coding sequence GTGAGCTCCTGGGCCGCCGTGCTCGAGGCGGCGCGTCCGGAACGGATCGGCGAGGTCTCGCAGGTGCGCGGTCTCAGCGTGCAGGTCCGGGGCCTCGACGGCGCCGTCGGGGACGTGCTGACACTCGACGGCATCGACGCCGAGGTCGTGGCCACGGGCGAGGACGGCCTGCGGTGCATGCCCCTCGCCCCGGTCGCCGGGCTCACCGTCGGCGCCCCGGTTCGAGGCCGTGGCGGCCCGGTTCGGGTTCCCACCGGATCCGCGTTGCTCGGCCGGGTCCTGGACGGTCTCGGACGCCCCATCGACGGCAAGGGCCCCCTCGCAGCGCCGCACGTGAGCCTGGACCACGACACGCCTTCGATCATGGAGCGCGACCGCATCGACACCCCGCTCCCCCTCGGCGTGCGTGCGCTCGACACGCTGGTCAGCGTCGGCCGCGGACAGCGCGTCGGCCTGTTCGCGGGATCCGGGGTCGGGAAGTCGTCGCTGCTGTCGATGATCGCCCGCGGCACCGAAGCCGAGGTCACCGTCATCGCCCTCGTCGGCGAGCGCGGCCGCGAGGTGCGCGAGTTCATCGAGGACGACCTGGGCCCGGAGGGACTCGCGCGCTCCGTCGTCGTCGTCTCCACCTCGGATCAACCGGCGATGGCCCGCATCCGCGCCGCCTTCACCGCCACCCGCATCGCGGAGGCCTTCCGTGACGAGGGCGCACACGCCATCCTCATGATGGACTCGCTGACCAGGGTCGCGATGGCCCAGCGCGAGATCGGGCTCTCCGCAGGCGAGCCGCCGGCCACCCGCGGCTACCCGCCCTCCACCTTCTCCCTCCTCGCCGGGCTGCTGGAGCGCGCCGGCACCGACCGCGCCGGCTCCATCACCGGCATCTACACCGTGCTCGTCGACGGCGACGACCACAACGAGCCCATCGCCGACACGGTCCGCTCGATCCTCGACGGTCACGTCGTGCTGGATCGCGCCCTCGCGCTCGCCGGTCATCACCCCGCGATCGACGTCCTCGGATCCGTCTCCCGCGTGGCCGGCAAGGTCACGAGCCGGGAGCGCCGCGACCACGCCGCCACCCTCCGTGCGGTGCTCGCGGCGCGACGCCGGGCGAACGATCTCATCGACATCGGCGCCTACCACGCCGGTGCCGACGCCCGCATCGACGCGGCGATCGCGCACGAGCGCGTCATCTCGGCGTTCCTCACCCAGCCGCTCGACGAGACGAGTCCGATCGAGGAGTCCTGGATGCGGCTGGAAAGCCTGGTCTCCGCCTTCGAGGGGGTGTCATGA
- a CDS encoding FliH/SctL family protein, translated as MSTDAFAPAAFPRLGGSDHRAEQERARRRGYAEGHAAGFRAGVADAEAARREAEAAQAERERSRAEDVSAAVAALHAAARSLTARATALESAATAQVLSHAIDLAELILAAELGDAGSSAAAAARRALSATDAAAVRRLRVHPEDLRILAEEAGEGISEMALVADDTLARGDAVAELEHGLIDARVGTALARARRAVREGAP; from the coding sequence ATGTCTACTGACGCGTTCGCGCCCGCCGCGTTCCCGCGACTCGGCGGATCCGACCACCGGGCCGAGCAGGAGCGTGCGCGCCGCCGCGGGTACGCGGAGGGGCACGCCGCCGGCTTCCGGGCGGGGGTGGCCGATGCCGAAGCTGCTCGACGAGAGGCCGAGGCCGCGCAGGCGGAGCGGGAGCGCAGCCGGGCCGAGGACGTCTCGGCCGCCGTCGCCGCGCTGCACGCCGCGGCCCGGTCCCTGACCGCCCGAGCGACCGCGCTGGAGTCCGCCGCGACCGCGCAGGTGCTCTCGCACGCGATCGACCTCGCGGAGCTCATCCTCGCGGCCGAACTGGGCGACGCAGGATCGTCTGCGGCCGCCGCGGCTCGCCGCGCCCTGAGCGCGACCGATGCAGCCGCCGTACGGCGTCTCCGCGTGCACCCGGAAGACCTCCGCATCCTCGCCGAGGAGGCAGGAGAGGGCATCTCCGAGATGGCACTGGTGGCCGACGACACCCTCGCCCGCGGCGACGCCGTGGCCGAGCTGGAGCACGGCCTGATCGACGCCAGGGTCGGGACGGCCCTCGCCCGCGCGCGCCGCGCTGTCCGGGAAGGCGCGCCGTGA
- the fliG gene encoding flagellar motor switch protein FliG, whose protein sequence is MSGLTDRQTAAIVLMNLDRAQAVEVMKHLSEAEAEAVAAEIIGLQDLDAETTVQALGQFHRIAAGHLPPARGGRDIAAGLLEASFGSERAAAVLGRVGSTSMSASFDFLASADAAHLATLLDGELPQTVALVLAHLPADQAAAVLAALPDPARTDVAQAIATMGTASQEAITIVADALKARTGSLASRDSPEVLGGVEPLVEIIGRSGATIEKALLASIEDRDSALAEDIRSRMFTFADIVKLDDRDTQRVLRGMDIRSLALALKGAQQPIVDLIRRNVSERNRENLDEEARTLGPVRVSQVEEARAEIVRTIRALEAAGDITVQRADEDEYVY, encoded by the coding sequence ATGAGCGGACTGACCGATCGGCAGACGGCCGCGATCGTCCTGATGAACCTCGACCGCGCACAGGCCGTCGAGGTCATGAAGCACCTCTCCGAAGCGGAGGCCGAGGCCGTCGCCGCCGAGATCATCGGACTGCAGGATCTCGACGCGGAGACGACGGTGCAGGCACTCGGGCAGTTCCATCGCATCGCCGCCGGGCACCTCCCGCCGGCGCGCGGCGGACGCGACATCGCCGCGGGCCTGTTGGAGGCGTCGTTCGGCTCCGAGCGGGCGGCGGCCGTGCTCGGCCGGGTCGGCTCGACCTCGATGAGCGCGTCCTTCGACTTCCTCGCCTCCGCCGATGCCGCCCATCTCGCCACGCTCCTCGACGGCGAGCTGCCGCAGACCGTCGCCCTCGTGCTCGCCCATCTCCCCGCCGATCAGGCCGCCGCGGTCCTCGCCGCGCTGCCCGATCCGGCCAGGACCGACGTGGCCCAGGCCATCGCCACCATGGGCACCGCCTCGCAGGAGGCCATCACGATCGTCGCCGATGCCCTCAAGGCCCGCACCGGCAGCCTCGCCTCGCGGGACAGCCCCGAAGTGCTCGGCGGAGTCGAGCCGCTCGTGGAGATCATCGGGCGCTCCGGCGCGACGATCGAGAAGGCGCTGCTCGCCAGCATCGAGGACCGCGACAGTGCCCTCGCGGAGGACATCCGGTCGCGCATGTTCACCTTCGCCGACATCGTCAAGCTCGACGACCGCGACACCCAGCGCGTGCTGCGGGGCATGGACATCCGCTCGCTGGCCCTGGCTCTCAAGGGCGCACAGCAGCCCATCGTCGACCTCATCCGCCGCAACGTGTCCGAGCGCAACCGCGAGAACCTCGACGAGGAGGCCAGGACGCTGGGTCCTGTGCGCGTCTCCCAGGTCGAGGAGGCGCGCGCCGAGATCGTCCGGACGATCCGTGCGCTGGAGGCCGCGGGAGACATCACCGTGCAGCGGGCCGACGAGGACGAATATGTCTACTGA